The genomic region AATAAAGGTTTACTGTGAAACACATTCAATACAACAATCAAAACACACTGTACAACCATGTCATTCATTTCATGGGATGTTTGCTGTTATCGGTAGCCATATTATATCTGTATAGTAGAAAAAAGTTAATATTGTGTTCTCAGTCTTTTTAACAGTTAGAACTTTGACACACAAAAAACATGGTATCCTTCATGCAGGTTTTGAAATGACAGGTACACAACGAAACAGATTCTAACAGTAACAGAAGAGCTTTGCAGACAGAATTCAGGTTCCGTGGCAATATGTTGACTGAATCAATGTGCTTTCTTTCCTTTTAACCACAAAGATTGATCTTGATTACAATCAGTTTCAATGGGCACCAGCTAATGTGTCATCAAAGGCTGCAACAGGAGGCAGTTATGAGTCTATTTCCAAAACTGTGAAGGAGACCTCTTCTACGTCAGCGTCTGCCTGTGCTCATTTTGAAACTACGGAGCCATATCCCCCACCAATGCCCACCACCCACGTTCTTCAAGCCCCTACAGAAGTCCCAGAGCTGTGTCCCTCTCCCCAGCCTGCAGATCAACATCTTGCCTACAAATGCCCTGTCAGCAAAGAGCAGTACTCCAAGCAGAGGAACCTCTATGAGCTGAAACGACTTTATAAGCACATCCATCCAGAAGTACGCAAAAACCTAGAACGGGACTTCATCACTGAAATGGAGCACTCTCACATGGACAGTGATGAGGAAGTGAGTGGTGATGTGCACCAAGTGAGATCCGTGTTTGAGAGTAGCGGCGGCAGCCCTGGGAAGAGTATGAGCCCAGAAAGAGAGTTTCTCGAATGGGACGAGATTTTGAAAGGTGAGGTTCAGTCTATGCGATGGATGTTCGAGAACAAACCACTAGATGCCATCAAGGACGATACGCCGGAGGAGGATGAAAGCAGGAACATTGCCCAACAGGAGATCATTGCTGGGAAAGATGTTAAATACACAACGTGGATGTTTGAAACACAACCGATTGATACTCTTGGTACAGAAACACCAGACTCAGTAGAACAGAGTGGAAAGCTAACAGATCTAGCAAGAGGAGATGTCCAAACTGCAACCTGGCTTTTTGAGACACAACCACTGGACTCCCTAAATAGGATTTACCAAGAGGATGAGCAAAATGAGCAAGTGGTGTGTACGAAAGACATTGCAGGGGGAGATGTAAAAACAGCCAGATACTTGTTTGAAACTCAGCATCTGGATTCCCTTGGCCACACTGAGACCATTGATGAATTACACTTCCTCCAGCTGAAGTCAGAACTTGAAGAGGTTAAAGGTGATGTCAAAACTACAACCAGAATGTTTGAGACACAACCTATGTGTGTCATTCGGGGAGATTCTGGCGAGATGCTGCAGATTACAACCGTTCGACGTGAGGAGACTGAGAAAGGTGATGTGAAGACATCACGCTGGCTTTTTGAAACCCAACCCCTAGATTTGATTAATAAAGACCCAGCTAAAGTTAAACTAATCTGTGGGGTCTCCATGGAAGAGAACTATCAAGGTGGAGTAAATCGGGGAAGATGGCTTTTTGAGACTAAGACTCTCGATCAAATCAAAGATGAAGAATGGGAGAGCACTAAAGGTCAGAAGGAGGAAATCCTAGGAGCAGATGTTCGAAGACACTGTATGACATTTGAGACACAGCCTATGGATAAACTAAAAGATAATACCAATGCTAGGCCATCTGAACCTGAGGACATCATGGGGGGTGATGTAACTTCTACCAGGCATCTGTTTGAGACAGTGCCAATGGAGAATCTGAAGGAGCTTCTTGAAGTTGGAAAACTACAAAAGGTTGTCGCctcagaggaggagaagggCGACGTGAGACACCAGAAGTGGTTATTTGAAAGCAAGCCTCTTGAGCAAataagagaggaaaaaaaagagatCACACGAACAGTTAAGCTGCAAGAATTGGACAAAGGTGATGTCACCAACTACAGGGAGATATTTGAGACAATGGATCTGAGCAAATGCACAGATAATCAGAAAATCACAGTGGAAGGTGTCACAAGTGGATCAGTGAAGTCAAACAAAGTCCTCTTTGAGTCCACACCTTTGTATGCCATACAGGACAGCTCGGGACAGTATCACGAGGTGAAGACGGTACGACGAGAAGAAGTTGTCAAAGGTGACGTGCGAAGCTGTAAATGGATGTTTGAGACTCGCCCGATTGATCAGTTTGACGAGAGTATAAACAAATTCCAGATAATCAAGGGGATTTCTAAGCAAGAAATTGAATCAGGTGATGTCAAGACAGCCAAGTGGTTGTTTGAAACTCAGCCTCTTGATGGGATCAAATACTTCAGCAACATGGAGGAAGAGGACAACAAAAAAAACGAGACCATTGAGATCCAAAGGGGTGACGTGAAGACATGCAGGTGGTTGTTTGAGACTCAGCCGATGGATGTGCTGTATGAGAAAGCAGAGGTAAAGTCGGAAGACAACACAGAGATCCAGAAAGGTGATGTAAAAACCTGCACCTGGCTCTTTGAGACCCAGACACTAGACAGCATCAAAGATGAGTCTGAGACTATCTTGAAAACGTGTACTGTGAAACAAGAAGACATACAAGGCAGGGATGTACGCCTGGCCCGATTTCTGTTTGAGACAGAAAACTTGGAAAATATCCAAGGGGGTGAGGATCAAAGTAACTTTAAAAGAGTCACACATATCGATATCGAGTCTGGAGATGTATCAAGGATGAAATATATATTTGAGACCCATTCATCAGACATCATGACCTCCAGTTCTGAGGAGACTATGCAAAAATTGAAATCTCATCAGGCTGAGGACATCCAGAAGGGAAATGTTGTAAATTGTACATGGATGTTTGAAAATCAGCCAATTGATACCATTAAGGAGAATGCTGAAGAATCAAAAATGATGCGTACAGTGACAGATGTTCAAGGAGGGAATGTTGACAAAGGCCGTTTTATCTTCGAGACATATTCCCTGGATAAGATCCAGGAAGATTCTTCTATAACAGATCTCAACAAACTTCAAAGTATCATGCGAGAAGAGATTGAAAAAGGAGATGTCAAAAATTACACTATGATGTTTGAAACCCAACCACTGTATGCTATTCAGGACAAAGAAGGGCACTTTCATGAAGTTACTACAGTCACCAAAGAGGAGATTCTAAGGGGCGATGTCATTGGGGCTCGGTGGCTGTTTGAGACAAAGCCACTGGACTCAATAAGAAACACAGATGAGGTTTATGTCATTAAAGCAGTTACAGAAGAAGATATACAGAAAGGAGATGTCAGCACTGCCAGATACAGATTTGAAACACAACCACTTGATCAAATTGCAGAGGATTTGAAAATCAGTATTAAGACAGTTGCAGACATCCAGGGTGGAGATGTCAAAACAAACAAGCAGCGTTTTGAAAGCGATGAGATGTCAGAGAAGTATGTGAGAACTGTCAGTGTAAGTGAGATACAAAAGGGTGATGTGAGAAGTGCCACATGGATGTTTGAAACGCGTACGATTGACAAGATCCGTGGAGAGGGTTCCGAATATGAAGACATGGAGAAAGTGACACGAGAGGAAGTGGTGAAAGGTGATGTTAAACAGTCAGTGTGGCTTTTTGAAAGAGAACCTCTCGATCATATCAAGGACACCGATGGAACAGAAGTTGTGGTTTCTCGTGAGGAAATTCCCAAAGCTGACGTAAAGACAACAACATGGCTTTTTGAAACCACACCACTGACTGACTTTAATGAGACCAATGTCGAGAAGACAGAGATAATTGGCAAGAGCATCAAAGAAACATTAGAGGAACTCTACAGTCAGAAAATGGTAGATTCTCAGGGTATCCTTATAGAGGCAAATGAGATTGGTGACATCAGGATGGCGAAATACAAACTACTGAATCAAAAGACTCCAGAGATTCAAAGAGAGGAGGTTATTCGAGGAGACCTAAACAACATCATGATGAATCTGCTCAACAGACGAGAGACAACAGAAAGAGGTATCACCATTGATGCTGAAGAGAGAGGAAATATCAACACAACCGTTCAACAGCTCTTTAGTCAAGAAAAAGATGTTAATGTGGAGAAAGAGGAAATCATCCGAGGAGACATACAAGAAGCAATTAACAACCTGCTGCAGAAGGAAGGGTCCGCAAAACATGGCATATTAATTCAGGAAGATGAGAAAGGAGATGTGAGGATGACAATATACTCACTCCTGAACAAAGAAGAAGACAGCAAACTTGTCAAAGAGGATATTGTTAGAGGCAATGTCCATGGAACGTTGCGTATGCTGTTGTCTAATCCTAATGCTAAAGACCAATCCGCAAAGATTCAAGTTGGCGATACAGAGAGGGGCAATGTCAGTTTCTATTCAACTTGTATTGAGTCTGGAGCACTGGATTATCTCAAACAACTTCAGATAGGATCAGATGAAACCTGTGATGAAAAAGTTAAGGAAACGATTATTGGAGGAGATGTGGAGCATACAAAAATTATCTTGAGGAACAATCATCAAGCAATTGGACGAACTGTGGCCGAGGACGATATTGTTCCTGGTGATGTTCACAACACTGTGCAGGTGTTCATGAAGGAGCCAGTGCTCTCCTTACACAGCTTGCAAAAAGAGGAGATTGTAAAGGGAGATTTAAGAGCAGCCCTTGACTCACTAACACAAGCAGTAAACGAGCACAAGGTTGTTGATAAAGAGGAGGTGGTCAAAGGTGATATAAACACCACACTCAAGTCTCTAGAAGAGGCCCAGAACCAactcagagagatggagaagccTGAGATTGTTCGAGGGGACATTCGAGGTGCACTAGAATCCCTTGAGAAATCAGCAACCTCTAAGACTGAAGTAATTGTTGAGGACTTAATCGCAGGAGACATCAAGGGAGCTTTGAAATCCCTTGAGGAGGCAAAGCAAGCAGTAAAAGAGGTAGAGAAAGAGGAAATTGTTAAAGGTGACATCCAGAGTACTATGCTAAGTTTACAGGAGGCCTCAACTGAGAAGAAGGTCTTCCAGCATCAAGTGAGTGAACAGGGTGATGTTAAGGGCACCATTCAGCTCTTTCTGGAAccaccctcatcccctcatATGCAGAGGAGAGCAAGCACAGAGGGTGACATAAAAACTTCAATTAAGTCTCTTTACGAGCAGGAACAGACAAAGATTGagaaggaggaggtggtgaaaggAGATGTTCAGGGAACCATCCATTGTCTTATGAAGAAGAAAGAACAGTCAACACACAAGTCAAAAATGAATCCCTCCAGGAGAGGTAAAGTTCCTATAATCAATCCAGTGCCTCCTCAGCAAGAGGTCCAGGAACGCACTGCTGAACCCAAAGGTGACTCTAAGGCATCAAATCCACTACCTTCAAAAAATATGCCCCAGACTATGGAATCCCATGCAAGCACTCAAAAGCAAACAGTCAAATCTGATCAGAGCTTGACATCCACTCAAGACAAACATTCTACAACCAAACATATGACAGTTGGGCAGGTTGAGTGCTCTCAGGTTGGGCAGTCTGAATCCTCCCAAATCTCTCAAAAGGTAAATGTGAAGGAGCACCATGTCAAACCGAAGCAAAACATCCCTAGTCATGTAACAATTACGAAAAAGAATGTTGGAAAACAAGTGAGTGATAAGAAAGAAAGTGTTGCTGTGTCCTCTGGAGAGTGTGAGACAAAAGAAGCTAAACAAACAGCTAAATCCACAAAGCAAACACAAGAAATTAAGACAGTCACACAAGTTCAGACCATGGTGACAACACAGGAGACCACCATTACACAAAAGCAGAACAT from Brachyhypopomus gauderio isolate BG-103 chromosome 8, BGAUD_0.2, whole genome shotgun sequence harbors:
- the xirp2a gene encoding uncharacterized protein xirp2a isoform X1, translating into METQSGGGMMGDLRGAVCARDTDARGDAQDGARSHIERFDIPLASLKSMFEKPSQNTEVNISPSSAQRLMDQTSKGSSGKQVSNQSEDGNVCSTLVLGDTYAEGDPETVPLKQRLALYQAAISKEERSPASVVMEDSEACSLPGGLASVKKQFESQKVSSSSSSQSTTTQYHYQQRQEVVSSSEVSVKSSVRESHDVQVSQAQSIQQNVASSFGSHFDDKVVVIGGQELPKVSTQALKQQHEKNIEEATPNKHIKIDLDYNQFQWAPANVSSKAATGGSYESISKTVKETSSTSASACAHFETTEPYPPPMPTTHVLQAPTEVPELCPSPQPADQHLAYKCPVSKEQYSKQRNLYELKRLYKHIHPEVRKNLERDFITEMEHSHMDSDEEVSGDVHQVRSVFESSGGSPGKSMSPEREFLEWDEILKGEVQSMRWMFENKPLDAIKDDTPEEDESRNIAQQEIIAGKDVKYTTWMFETQPIDTLGTETPDSVEQSGKLTDLARGDVQTATWLFETQPLDSLNRIYQEDEQNEQVVCTKDIAGGDVKTARYLFETQHLDSLGHTETIDELHFLQLKSELEEVKGDVKTTTRMFETQPMCVIRGDSGEMLQITTVRREETEKGDVKTSRWLFETQPLDLINKDPAKVKLICGVSMEENYQGGVNRGRWLFETKTLDQIKDEEWESTKGQKEEILGADVRRHCMTFETQPMDKLKDNTNARPSEPEDIMGGDVTSTRHLFETVPMENLKELLEVGKLQKVVASEEEKGDVRHQKWLFESKPLEQIREEKKEITRTVKLQELDKGDVTNYREIFETMDLSKCTDNQKITVEGVTSGSVKSNKVLFESTPLYAIQDSSGQYHEVKTVRREEVVKGDVRSCKWMFETRPIDQFDESINKFQIIKGISKQEIESGDVKTAKWLFETQPLDGIKYFSNMEEEDNKKNETIEIQRGDVKTCRWLFETQPMDVLYEKAEVKSEDNTEIQKGDVKTCTWLFETQTLDSIKDESETILKTCTVKQEDIQGRDVRLARFLFETENLENIQGGEDQSNFKRVTHIDIESGDVSRMKYIFETHSSDIMTSSSEETMQKLKSHQAEDIQKGNVVNCTWMFENQPIDTIKENAEESKMMRTVTDVQGGNVDKGRFIFETYSLDKIQEDSSITDLNKLQSIMREEIEKGDVKNYTMMFETQPLYAIQDKEGHFHEVTTVTKEEILRGDVIGARWLFETKPLDSIRNTDEVYVIKAVTEEDIQKGDVSTARYRFETQPLDQIAEDLKISIKTVADIQGGDVKTNKQRFESDEMSEKYVRTVSVSEIQKGDVRSATWMFETRTIDKIRGEGSEYEDMEKVTREEVVKGDVKQSVWLFEREPLDHIKDTDGTEVVVSREEIPKADVKTTTWLFETTPLTDFNETNVEKTEIIGKSIKETLEELYSQKMVDSQGILIEANEIGDIRMAKYKLLNQKTPEIQREEVIRGDLNNIMMNLLNRRETTERGITIDAEERGNINTTVQQLFSQEKDVNVEKEEIIRGDIQEAINNLLQKEGSAKHGILIQEDEKGDVRMTIYSLLNKEEDSKLVKEDIVRGNVHGTLRMLLSNPNAKDQSAKIQVGDTERGNVSFYSTCIESGALDYLKQLQIGSDETCDEKVKETIIGGDVEHTKIILRNNHQAIGRTVAEDDIVPGDVHNTVQVFMKEPVLSLHSLQKEEIVKGDLRAALDSLTQAVNEHKVVDKEEVVKGDINTTLKSLEEAQNQLREMEKPEIVRGDIRGALESLEKSATSKTEVIVEDLIAGDIKGALKSLEEAKQAVKEVEKEEIVKGDIQSTMLSLQEASTEKKVFQHQVSEQGDVKGTIQLFLEPPSSPHMQRRASTEGDIKTSIKSLYEQEQTKIEKEEVVKGDVQGTIHCLMKKKEQSTHKSKMNPSRRGKVPIINPVPPQQEVQERTAEPKGDSKASNPLPSKNMPQTMESHASTQKQTVKSDQSLTSTQDKHSTTKHMTVGQVECSQVGQSESSQISQKVNVKEHHVKPKQNIPSHVTITKKNVGKQVSDKKESVAVSSGECETKEAKQTAKSTKQTQEIKTVTQVQTMVTTQETTITQKQNIKNVQSESNVKSQKTEKNLKSQNQNLNPKGMIKKKTQPEIHFPPPPTSPPPPSESELSLPPPPSPVTEPDITLRPALVMRQDSDLPLPPPPPPPTAEADVEFFPPPPQDLLPPPPPQQELISVTQPKTGKPKARPLFKVPQSEPPKQPDPPKFKWKKQPSPTPPAPPPPVPPQVSVANQKETTASITTVKEIKGKEKKHEENVKATEMPPPAVTEAPSIVPVQKPDSAEPARPKKVSVPPIKLPPPPEPAVEPKSRPYARKFKTPLMLAEERYRKEREESEKTKTGSTPVSPATSIPFQADVGVKTASESTAQNLEQSHVIAETRQEQAKEKEVEKKPSMIPKEPESVKKPITALQGQSVKPIPSKVTQPPANFQMSKPSFPKVSKKAGIDSASVHVDTKQVSATITQTTPEIKIQTGFTMPASADTEYLGSVKASSHTTTSKQTTDHGQSMQHISTTVQGQSASSLKVEESVTDEKKKVSSHPTKIPKVTPSFKVKTFKVPKQEKQDERIESMQKEQIAAENVSQVSAGQVCCEISTGTTEKTEIKEEKQEQLEQIKDTKLEIHLKKSKLQLKRDLKEPPPVAPKPSVEMHYTLPPKAVEVHHQESGQTVTQSQQATKEENVQVHKVNVVTQSTVHQQTTEQKGKFQIKKQVKGPQRPPGMEEAVKEPMEKDSSQLEVKDTEKSEALFKCSSETSDVQRCEEIQQLLSHIKEIQESTGKMNVKSFRLMLNIIPDWLVGAEEKAELSRAQYNKQKFLEIIVYVRNLALTKLSFLERNLAAQDNLENESVQKKAFSGTTQKISKISIGSAKVETHRKIQEKTVQEQGELKSTDSKVPPELRMRTPSPTYICIETARRTDSPLRVTPSPPPPYRSGATPTPPPRWSEVPTSINRATPSPTLSRSEKLVKLRDTTAKLSCSATPPPMPIPEHLVKVQGDMEETHTSSHQEVTIDSHQMESSMLQSSMEIHGDSMMTVKDKREFFEEAQRAEMNRNYMRRDPIDIPERLGADAEDNETVIPIDVHERMKEDLPKVDLSKLVNKFESPKPKVYMRKDPIMIPERLGSDTEDTEVEPQRKQVEETPTYDIKALKNVFEMGEQAHQYLKEEKKCLERPKELNEPTGFSEAKSVTEHYSSIDEFGNQVTGSRTESTSHSESMTLRRDPPTYADVVRGKVPVLDVPPEATAEQLLKSFQQTWAESENVFKNLGFSVSGQHTSHQQQTVVTENKGARVRTVSGMSEEGVSHGVSNSRQTKLP
- the xirp2a gene encoding uncharacterized protein xirp2a isoform X2, translated to MEDSEACSLPGGLASVKKQFESQKVSSSSSSQSTTTQYHYQQRQEVVSSSEVSVKSSVRESHDVQVSQAQSIQQNVASSFGSHFDDKVVVIGGQELPKVSTQALKQQHEKNIEEATPNKHIKIDLDYNQFQWAPANVSSKAATGGSYESISKTVKETSSTSASACAHFETTEPYPPPMPTTHVLQAPTEVPELCPSPQPADQHLAYKCPVSKEQYSKQRNLYELKRLYKHIHPEVRKNLERDFITEMEHSHMDSDEEVSGDVHQVRSVFESSGGSPGKSMSPEREFLEWDEILKGEVQSMRWMFENKPLDAIKDDTPEEDESRNIAQQEIIAGKDVKYTTWMFETQPIDTLGTETPDSVEQSGKLTDLARGDVQTATWLFETQPLDSLNRIYQEDEQNEQVVCTKDIAGGDVKTARYLFETQHLDSLGHTETIDELHFLQLKSELEEVKGDVKTTTRMFETQPMCVIRGDSGEMLQITTVRREETEKGDVKTSRWLFETQPLDLINKDPAKVKLICGVSMEENYQGGVNRGRWLFETKTLDQIKDEEWESTKGQKEEILGADVRRHCMTFETQPMDKLKDNTNARPSEPEDIMGGDVTSTRHLFETVPMENLKELLEVGKLQKVVASEEEKGDVRHQKWLFESKPLEQIREEKKEITRTVKLQELDKGDVTNYREIFETMDLSKCTDNQKITVEGVTSGSVKSNKVLFESTPLYAIQDSSGQYHEVKTVRREEVVKGDVRSCKWMFETRPIDQFDESINKFQIIKGISKQEIESGDVKTAKWLFETQPLDGIKYFSNMEEEDNKKNETIEIQRGDVKTCRWLFETQPMDVLYEKAEVKSEDNTEIQKGDVKTCTWLFETQTLDSIKDESETILKTCTVKQEDIQGRDVRLARFLFETENLENIQGGEDQSNFKRVTHIDIESGDVSRMKYIFETHSSDIMTSSSEETMQKLKSHQAEDIQKGNVVNCTWMFENQPIDTIKENAEESKMMRTVTDVQGGNVDKGRFIFETYSLDKIQEDSSITDLNKLQSIMREEIEKGDVKNYTMMFETQPLYAIQDKEGHFHEVTTVTKEEILRGDVIGARWLFETKPLDSIRNTDEVYVIKAVTEEDIQKGDVSTARYRFETQPLDQIAEDLKISIKTVADIQGGDVKTNKQRFESDEMSEKYVRTVSVSEIQKGDVRSATWMFETRTIDKIRGEGSEYEDMEKVTREEVVKGDVKQSVWLFEREPLDHIKDTDGTEVVVSREEIPKADVKTTTWLFETTPLTDFNETNVEKTEIIGKSIKETLEELYSQKMVDSQGILIEANEIGDIRMAKYKLLNQKTPEIQREEVIRGDLNNIMMNLLNRRETTERGITIDAEERGNINTTVQQLFSQEKDVNVEKEEIIRGDIQEAINNLLQKEGSAKHGILIQEDEKGDVRMTIYSLLNKEEDSKLVKEDIVRGNVHGTLRMLLSNPNAKDQSAKIQVGDTERGNVSFYSTCIESGALDYLKQLQIGSDETCDEKVKETIIGGDVEHTKIILRNNHQAIGRTVAEDDIVPGDVHNTVQVFMKEPVLSLHSLQKEEIVKGDLRAALDSLTQAVNEHKVVDKEEVVKGDINTTLKSLEEAQNQLREMEKPEIVRGDIRGALESLEKSATSKTEVIVEDLIAGDIKGALKSLEEAKQAVKEVEKEEIVKGDIQSTMLSLQEASTEKKVFQHQVSEQGDVKGTIQLFLEPPSSPHMQRRASTEGDIKTSIKSLYEQEQTKIEKEEVVKGDVQGTIHCLMKKKEQSTHKSKMNPSRRGKVPIINPVPPQQEVQERTAEPKGDSKASNPLPSKNMPQTMESHASTQKQTVKSDQSLTSTQDKHSTTKHMTVGQVECSQVGQSESSQISQKVNVKEHHVKPKQNIPSHVTITKKNVGKQVSDKKESVAVSSGECETKEAKQTAKSTKQTQEIKTVTQVQTMVTTQETTITQKQNIKNVQSESNVKSQKTEKNLKSQNQNLNPKGMIKKKTQPEIHFPPPPTSPPPPSESELSLPPPPSPVTEPDITLRPALVMRQDSDLPLPPPPPPPTAEADVEFFPPPPQDLLPPPPPQQELISVTQPKTGKPKARPLFKVPQSEPPKQPDPPKFKWKKQPSPTPPAPPPPVPPQVSVANQKETTASITTVKEIKGKEKKHEENVKATEMPPPAVTEAPSIVPVQKPDSAEPARPKKVSVPPIKLPPPPEPAVEPKSRPYARKFKTPLMLAEERYRKEREESEKTKTGSTPVSPATSIPFQADVGVKTASESTAQNLEQSHVIAETRQEQAKEKEVEKKPSMIPKEPESVKKPITALQGQSVKPIPSKVTQPPANFQMSKPSFPKVSKKAGIDSASVHVDTKQVSATITQTTPEIKIQTGFTMPASADTEYLGSVKASSHTTTSKQTTDHGQSMQHISTTVQGQSASSLKVEESVTDEKKKVSSHPTKIPKVTPSFKVKTFKVPKQEKQDERIESMQKEQIAAENVSQVSAGQVCCEISTGTTEKTEIKEEKQEQLEQIKDTKLEIHLKKSKLQLKRDLKEPPPVAPKPSVEMHYTLPPKAVEVHHQESGQTVTQSQQATKEENVQVHKVNVVTQSTVHQQTTEQKGKFQIKKQVKGPQRPPGMEEAVKEPMEKDSSQLEVKDTEKSEALFKCSSETSDVQRCEEIQQLLSHIKEIQESTGKMNVKSFRLMLNIIPDWLVGAEEKAELSRAQYNKQKFLEIIVYVRNLALTKLSFLERNLAAQDNLENESVQKKAFSGTTQKISKISIGSAKVETHRKIQEKTVQEQGELKSTDSKVPPELRMRTPSPTYICIETARRTDSPLRVTPSPPPPYRSGATPTPPPRWSEVPTSINRATPSPTLSRSEKLVKLRDTTAKLSCSATPPPMPIPEHLVKVQGDMEETHTSSHQEVTIDSHQMESSMLQSSMEIHGDSMMTVKDKREFFEEAQRAEMNRNYMRRDPIDIPERLGADAEDNETVIPIDVHERMKEDLPKVDLSKLVNKFESPKPKVYMRKDPIMIPERLGSDTEDTEVEPQRKQVEETPTYDIKALKNVFEMGEQAHQYLKEEKKCLERPKELNEPTGFSEAKSVTEHYSSIDEFGNQVTGSRTESTSHSESMTLRRDPPTYADVVRGKVPVLDVPPEATAEQLLKSFQQTWAESENVFKNLGFSVSGQHTSHQQQTVVTENKGARVRTVSGMSEEGVSHGVSNSRQTKLP